One genomic region from Peromyscus eremicus chromosome 20, PerEre_H2_v1, whole genome shotgun sequence encodes:
- the Pnpla3 gene encoding 1-acylglycerol-3-phosphate O-acyltransferase PNPLA3 isoform X1 yields MYDPERCSSLSFAGCGFLGFYHIGATLCLSERAPHLLGEARTFFGCSAGALHAVAFVCRLPLDQIMEILMDLVRKARRRNIGSLHPFFNINKCVRDGLQETLPDNVHQIISGKVYISLTRVSDGENVLVSDFHSKDEVVDALVCSCFIPFFSGLIPPSFRGERYVDGGVSDNVPLLDAKTTITVSPFYGEHDICPKVKSTNFFQVNVTNLSLRLCTRNLHLLSRALFPPDVKVMGELCFQGYLDAFRFLAENGICNGPQPGLSLSSEETESEATPLCLENSSLVGDKLPPSLYLTAVPWDENIQETLSPQLSTVLSEVIKDRDGYLSKACNLLPIKILSYIMLPCTLPVELAIATVHRLVMWLPDLPDDIQWLQWATSQVCARVTMCLLPSTRSQASKSDHGIPKHGHHSSLHKPQCSSAGL; encoded by the exons ATGTACGACCCGGAGCGCTGCTCGAGTCTGTCGTTCGCCGGCTGCGGCTTCCTGGGCTTCTACCACATCGGGGCCACGCTGTGTCTGAGCGAGCGCGCCCCGCACCTCCTCGGCGAGGCGCGCACGTTCTTCGGCTGCTCGGCCGGTGCACTGCACGCGGTCGCCTTCGTATGCAGACTCCCTCTCG ATCAGATCATGGAGATCCTCATGGACCTGGTGCGGAAAGCCAGGAGACGCAACATTGGCTCCCTCCATCCATTCTTCAACATTAACAAGTGCGTCCGAGATGGGCTCCAGGAGACCCTCCCAGACAATGTCCACCAGATCATTTCTGGCAAGGTTTACATCTCCCTCACCAGGGTGTCGGATGGAGAGAATGTGCTGGTGTCTGATTTCCATTCCAAAGATGAAGTGGTGGAT GCCCTGGTGTGCTCTtgcttcattcctttcttctctggcctaatccctccttccttccgGGGTGAG CGGTACGTGGATGGAGGCGTGAGTGACAATGTCCCCCTGCTGGATGCCAAAACCACCATCACAGTGTCCCCTTTCTATGGAGAGCATGACATCTGCCCCAAAGTCAAGTCCACCAACTTCTTCCAGGTGAATGTCACCAACCTCAGTCTCCGCCTCTGTACTAGGAACCTCCACCTTCTAAGCAGAGCGCTCTTCCCACCAGATGTGAAG GTGATGGGAGAGCTGTGCTTTCAAGGGTACCTGGACGCCTTCCGGTTCCTGGCAGAGAACG GCATCTGTAATGGGCCACAGCCTGGCCTGAGTCTGTCCTCAGAGGAGACAGAGTCAGAAGCCACGCCTCTCTGCCTGGAAAACAGCAGCCTTGTGGGGGACAAGCTACCACCCAGCCTGTACCTTACAGCTGTGCCCTGGGATGAGAACATCCAGGAGACCTTGTCCCCCCAGCTCAGCACAG TTCTGAGTGAAGTGATTAAGGACAGAGATGGCTACCTGAGCAAAGCCTGCAACCTCCTGCCCATCAAAATTCTGTCTTACATCATGCTGCCCTGTACTCTGCCTGTGGAGTTGGCCATTGCCACAGTTCACAG GTTAGTGATGTGGCTCCCTGACCTCCCCGATGATATCCAGTGGCTGCAGTGGGCGACCTCCCAGGTGTGTGCCCGAGTGACGATGTGTCTGCTCCCCTCAACCAG ATCCCAGGCATCCAAGAGTGACCATGGAATACCCAAGCATGGACACCACTCATCGCTACACAAACCCCAGTGCAGCTCTGCTGGTTTGTAA
- the Pnpla3 gene encoding 1-acylglycerol-3-phosphate O-acyltransferase PNPLA3 isoform X2, giving the protein MYDPERCSSLSFAGCGFLGFYHIGATLCLSERAPHLLGEARTFFGCSAGALHAVAFVCRLPLDQIMEILMDLVRKARRRNIGSLHPFFNINKCVRDGLQETLPDNVHQIISGKVYISLTRVSDGENVLVSDFHSKDEVVDALVCSCFIPFFSGLIPPSFRGERYVDGGVSDNVPLLDAKTTITVSPFYGEHDICPKVKSTNFFQVNVTNLSLRLCTRNLHLLSRALFPPDVKVMGELCFQGYLDAFRFLAENGICNGPQPGLSLSSEETESEATPLCLENSSLVGDKLPPSLYLTAVPWDENIQETLSPQLSTVLSEVIKDRDGYLSKACNLLPIKILSYIMLPCTLPVELAIATVHRLVMWLPDLPDDIQWLQWATSQVCARVTMCLLPSTSRRLLGKSQSLGLHCFKGLRATGRENRCPFRMLLSCQNPYKVYAQATCNILGTSDLVIRSLPFCAGRILREALPPPDRYPRTSAALGVLHLGCEGRGKTEWRQRGGAVGSGDRGDQGTEQHCCACGQDPWHLEERGSPSDLWEVGPGGAP; this is encoded by the exons ATGTACGACCCGGAGCGCTGCTCGAGTCTGTCGTTCGCCGGCTGCGGCTTCCTGGGCTTCTACCACATCGGGGCCACGCTGTGTCTGAGCGAGCGCGCCCCGCACCTCCTCGGCGAGGCGCGCACGTTCTTCGGCTGCTCGGCCGGTGCACTGCACGCGGTCGCCTTCGTATGCAGACTCCCTCTCG ATCAGATCATGGAGATCCTCATGGACCTGGTGCGGAAAGCCAGGAGACGCAACATTGGCTCCCTCCATCCATTCTTCAACATTAACAAGTGCGTCCGAGATGGGCTCCAGGAGACCCTCCCAGACAATGTCCACCAGATCATTTCTGGCAAGGTTTACATCTCCCTCACCAGGGTGTCGGATGGAGAGAATGTGCTGGTGTCTGATTTCCATTCCAAAGATGAAGTGGTGGAT GCCCTGGTGTGCTCTtgcttcattcctttcttctctggcctaatccctccttccttccgGGGTGAG CGGTACGTGGATGGAGGCGTGAGTGACAATGTCCCCCTGCTGGATGCCAAAACCACCATCACAGTGTCCCCTTTCTATGGAGAGCATGACATCTGCCCCAAAGTCAAGTCCACCAACTTCTTCCAGGTGAATGTCACCAACCTCAGTCTCCGCCTCTGTACTAGGAACCTCCACCTTCTAAGCAGAGCGCTCTTCCCACCAGATGTGAAG GTGATGGGAGAGCTGTGCTTTCAAGGGTACCTGGACGCCTTCCGGTTCCTGGCAGAGAACG GCATCTGTAATGGGCCACAGCCTGGCCTGAGTCTGTCCTCAGAGGAGACAGAGTCAGAAGCCACGCCTCTCTGCCTGGAAAACAGCAGCCTTGTGGGGGACAAGCTACCACCCAGCCTGTACCTTACAGCTGTGCCCTGGGATGAGAACATCCAGGAGACCTTGTCCCCCCAGCTCAGCACAG TTCTGAGTGAAGTGATTAAGGACAGAGATGGCTACCTGAGCAAAGCCTGCAACCTCCTGCCCATCAAAATTCTGTCTTACATCATGCTGCCCTGTACTCTGCCTGTGGAGTTGGCCATTGCCACAGTTCACAG GTTAGTGATGTGGCTCCCTGACCTCCCCGATGATATCCAGTGGCTGCAGTGGGCGACCTCCCAGGTGTGTGCCCGAGTGACGATGTGTCTGCTCCCCTCAACCAG CAGGAGACTCCTGGGGAAATCCCAATCCCTTGGCCTTCACTGTTTCAAAGGTCTGAGAGCCACAGGGAGAGAGAACCGTTGTCCCTTCAGAATGCTTCTCTCCTGCCAGAACCCCTACAAGGTTTATGCCCAGGCCACATGCAACATTCTAGGAACATCTGACTTGGTGATAAGGAGTTTGCCCTTTTGTGCAGGGCGCATCCTGAGGGAGGCCCTGCCTCCACCAGATAGATACCCCAGGACATCTGCTGCCCTGGGGGTCCTTCACTTAGGCTgtgaagggagaggaaagacagagtggagacagagaggaggagctGTGGGCTCAGGGGACAGAGGAGATCAAGGTACTGAGCAGCATTGTTGTGCCTGTGGGCAGGACCCCTGGCATCTTGAAGAGAGGGGCAGTCCCAGTGACTTATGGGAAGTGGGTCCAGGAGGGGCACCTTGA